Proteins found in one Oscarella lobularis chromosome 16, ooOscLobu1.1, whole genome shotgun sequence genomic segment:
- the LOC136197037 gene encoding UBX domain-containing protein 6-like, whose translation MKNWFKKKLADSKFKGKGHVLTEERKVPSAGPQRPAQRIVPTAEAAAAGQAALARFEDKQTASAKKQDQRKAMRYEMEIEKRRAEQSREPETENAVKESSPAAAAVALETPPGIPVSGVEFVCPVTDAVVAEEEIEVHLEAALLSYLDIDDEEEENSSIKVAALMIYSLNKSKEVVQSCVDLISRYVGNVTDNPAEAKYRKIRVKNRAFQERAAHMKGAIEFLNRIGFKRETLANDNDEQEDYLVLAGDEPDVELLIKARDILRETKPLVPTLSRSLRLFSAPKQNSNRFDLPPSFFAMSSEELKAEQRRRAEKIEQSRILKTKAMREREAAATPSRKYRYCVIRVRLPDGMLLQGTFRPRETVDDVRQFACGALADEVQAAAFGFMDPAGRRIRNEGVSLAEAGLVPSAVLSVAFDPETSRSLQSPYCRLDLLDKLETLG comes from the coding sequence ATGAAGAATTGGTTTAAAAAGAAGCTTGCGGATTCGAaattcaaaggcaaaggTCACGTTTTGACCGAGGAAAGAAAGGTACCTTCGGCGGGACCTCAGCGGCCCGCTCAACGCATCGTGCcgacggcggaagcggcggcggctggcCAAGCGGCTCTCGCTCGCTTCGAAGACAAGcaaacggcgtcggcgaaaaagCAAGATCAGCGAAAAGCGATGCGATACGAAATGGAAatagaaaaacgacgagcggAACAGTCACGTGAACCCGAAACGGAAAACGCAGTAAAAGAATCGtcgcccgccgccgccgccgtcgccttgGAAACTCCTCCTGGAATTCCCGTATCGGGCGTGGAATTCGTCTGCCCCGTTACAGACGCTGTTGTagctgaagaagaaatcgaagttCACCTGGAAGCGGCTCTATTGAGCTATctcgacatcgacgacgaagaagaagaaaatagtTCTATCAAAGTCGCCGCCTTGATGATATACTCTCTGAACAAGAGCAAAGAGGTCGTGCAGAGTTGCGTCGACTTGATATCGCGCTACGTCGGCAACGTGACGGACAATCCCGCCGAAGCGAAATATCGAAAAATTCGCGTGAAAAATCGGGCGTTCCAAGAGCGCGCCGCTCACATGAAAGGAGCGATAGAATTTCTCAATCGAATCGGTTTCAAGAGAGAAACGCTCgccaacgacaacgacgagcaAGAAGATTATCTCGTATTAGCTGGCGACGAGCCCGACGTCGAACTCCTCATCAAAGCGCGAGACATTCTCCGAGAGACGAAGCCGCTCGTACCGACTCTGAGTCGAAGCCTGCGTCTATTCAGCGCGCCGAAGCAGaattcgaatcgattcgacttGCCGCCTAGTTTCTTCGCCATGTCGAGCGAGGAACTGAAGGCGgagcagcgacgacgagcggagaaaatcgaacagTCTCGCATCCTGAAGACGAAGGCGATGCGAGAACGGGAAGCGGCTGCGACGCCATCGCGAAAATATCGCTATTGTGTTATACGCGTTCGGTTGCCCGATGGGATGCTTCTTCAGGGAACGTTTCGGCCGCGGGAGacggtcgacgacgttcggcaGTTCGCTTGCGGCGCGTTGGCTGACGAGGTTCAGGCGGCCGCGTTCGGATTCATGGATCCGGCGGGTCGGCGAATTCGAAATGAGGGGGTTAGTCTCGCCGAAGCCGGTTTGGTGCCTAGTGCCGTGTTGagcgtcgctttcgatcCGGAGACGAGTCGCAGTCTTCAGTCGCCGTATTGCCGATTGGATTTGCTTGACAAGCTCGAGACTTTGGGCTGA
- the LOC136196877 gene encoding uncharacterized protein isoform X1, protein MLRVVTHVAFTAIQSAFAYKQSRNQTLSNACELRTESNVTRISCDVNVTDICCGDVIYINGFYWTTPPQKTLLCFETANVTFTCQNGTMECLGSDSVSNNTGAPPTASTSPNQTVSSTSSITDDPKSVPPATSTPPTKDDYDYTWLWASGIVVFILIISFFIIYHAFKKLGWFQQKKQRKTKMSIQ, encoded by the exons ATGCTCAGGGTAGTCACGCACGTTGCGTTTACGGCGATTCAGTCAGCCTTTGCCTATAAGCAAAGCAGAAATCAAACCTTGTCCAATGCTTGTGAGCTGCGGACAGAAAGCAATGTTACGAGGATCTCATGTGACGTGAACGTGACGGATATTTGCTGTGGGGATGTAATTTACATTAATGGGTTCTACTGGACAACTCCGCCTCAAAAAACACTTTTGTGTTTTGAAACAGCCAATGTGACTTTTACGTGTCAAAATG GGACAATGGAATGTCTCGGATCAGATTCTG TTTCTAATAACACAGGAGCGCCACCCACGGCATCGACATCTCCAAATCAAACCGTGTCTAGTACTAGCA GCATAACGGATGACCCAAAGTCGGTTCCTCCTG CAACCAGCACTCCCCCTACAAAGGATGATTACG ACTACACCTGGCTGTGGGCTAGTGGGATTGTCGTGTTTATTTTGATCATCAGTTTTTTCATCATCTATCATGCCTTCAAGAAGCTGGGGTGGTTTCAACAGAAGaaacaaaggaaaacgaagatgaGCATACAGTAG
- the LOC136196923 gene encoding receptor-interacting serine/threonine-protein kinase 2-like, with product MSLTREIDASKVYVEKDLSYDEENDFLGCGGFAEVFRARLTKSPVVDRLVAFKRIYKRRRNAEQTKDLEKEAGILLSIPRHPHIVELVGVCDSPRCYGLLVEFVEGKDLESCLDSSYEDCAAFRKWNNRLRMSRQIADGMAHLHAQTPAVIHQDLKPQNVLIRRQEGLYICKICDFGLSKMRGISTITSERRGGERPAGTVVYIAPERYSPQLLPEGKKLEYAKKSDVYSFGVILWEIRELKHPYQDELPTVVHEIVKSRQTLPPPQAKSPENYDDLQARCSIPDADQRPSFTEIQTELGLITAED from the exons ATGTCGCTAACACGAGAAATTGACGCTTCCAAGGTGTACGTAGAGAAAGATCTATcgtacgacgaagagaatgaCTTTCTTGGCTGCGGAGGTTTTGCTGAAGTCTTCCGAGCTCGTCTCACAAAGTCTCctgtcgtcgatcgtctaGTGGCTTTCAAAAGAATCtacaaacgaagaagaaatgctgA ACAAACGAAAGACCTAGAAAAAGAGGCGGGAATTCTACTGAGCATTCCACGTCATCCCCACATCGTCGAATTGGTCGGCGTGTGCGACTCGCCTCGGTGCTACGGACTcctcgtcgagttcgtcgaagGCAAAGACTTGGAGAGCTGTCTCGATTCTTCTTACGAAGATTGCGCTGCATTTCGAAAGTGGAATAATCGTCTGAGGATGTCAAGGCAAATTGCTGATGGAATGGCTCACCTTCACGCCCAGACGCCGGCGGTCATACATCAGGACTTGAAACCTCAGAACGTTTTGATTCGCCGACAAGAAGGGCTATACATTTGCAAA atatGTGATTTTGGTTTGTCAAAAATGCGAGGTATCAGCACTATTACCAGTGAGCGTCGAGGCGGCGAACGTCCAGCCGGCACTGTCGTTTACATTGCTCCTGAGAGATACTCTCCTCAATTGCTGCCTGAAGGAAAGAAGCTGGAGTATGCTAAGAAGTCAGACGTCTACAG TTTCGGTGTCATTCTTTGGGAAATACGAGAACTGAAGCATCCATATCAAG ACGAACTACCAACTGTTGTTCACGAAATTGTGAAGTCAAGACAAACCCTGCCGCCTCCCCAAGCGAAGTCTCCAGAAAACTACGACGACCTTCAAGCAAGGTGCTCTATTCCGGACGCAGACCAACGGCCATCGTTTACAG AAATTCAAACGGAACTTGGACTAATCACAGCGGAAGACTGA
- the LOC136197036 gene encoding serine/threonine-protein kinase mTOR-like: MLQSFVSGLKSRHDDVREKTAKQMQQYIETDLREVSADENASFVSDLYHSIFEMVSSSELHEKKGGVMAIMAIVGIDDGSSSRIRRFEHYLRSVLPCNDAAAMEMAAKAVGRITLSGGTFTAEYVEYEVKRCLEWLQGDRTDGRRHAAVLLLRELAVSAPTLFYQKVQPFFDNIFTAVRDPKQVIREGAAAALRACLVLTSQRETKESQAPYFRKSWYQQVYEEAERGLVDQSKDKGSLLTRDDRAHGSLLIINELIVNSKLREQFCEWDVDEIANLQQKPHLKVLEELGNPKHLDHVHHRPSAGVGGSTGGLGDVKHDHSQLCKEFMISRFDEVCRLVLKLQSSRSPIVQQSLLALLPRLAVFHSESFVRNYLADTMNYLLACLRKDRDKSNAFRAVGLMAIAVSDDIINHMDPILNVIKSTLSGTKDSSLRKSKPVTVDQSVFGCISMLARALEDKLVDEMKALLDPMLAVGLSQPLTVALKTLANDIPSLRREIQAGLLLMLSEVLLTSPPRYPSLSRSTSGSSTSAAASSHDSTDASTLTLAMRTLCSFSFNSHTLTQFVRRCADIFLTSTHKEVRLEAVKTCCHLLVPALKLQLSNQGIPVVNGTVSHTHAKTVSEVLSKLLYVCVTDEEEEIRLCVLTNLDSRFDGHLAQAENLSTLFICLNDELFSVRELAICTIGRLSALNPAYVMPSLRKMLIQFLTELEFSGVGRNKEQAAKLLGHLIANAPKLTRPYMQPILKALIPKLKENDSNPGVVTSVLAAVGELAHVCGHSMRPFVNDLFPVMIEILQDSASLQKRDVSLWVMSQIVENTGYVVKPYKKYPNLLDVLISVIKTEQQPSARREAIRLLGLLGALDPYKYKLHMGMRPNPGTSEQATSQSSSEKTKDEMGDTMSEMLINMPGASLEDFYSAVAISALMKILKDVNLSDQHTFVIQAVTFIFKSLGMKCVQFLPQIMPPLLNSTETLLSKDFEFLFQQLGVLISLVKHHSLPYMDEIFKVINKFWEVNSPMQNSIILVVEQLALALGGDFKIYLPKIIPQILLVCMQDTSPDRLTTLKLLNAIQTFRSNLDDYLHLILPPIVKLFESRDVPMAVRRAALLTIGILTTSVDFRDFASRLIHPIVRTLDHTPDLRSTCMETLSLLVQQLGKKFDIFHTVVSKTLQKHHIQHHRFEGLVARVLSKEPLVNGDNDVESPRKTTQRSDETSAIESYAMKKLHANIVSLQKAWVTSSRVSKDDWTEWLRRFSVELLKESPSPALRSCYTLGGSYNPLAKSLFYAAFVSCWAELPEQQQDELVRSLEQALRSQNIPEITQALLGLAEFMEHCDRGPLPLDSQLLGGCAFRCRAYAKALHYKEDEFHKGPTIDTLESLIEINNKLQQSEAAAGVLNFAVKYHRNEMRMEESWYEKLHDWDQALDVYEKKMMTNPEKIELAMGKMRCLEALGEWDQLYFLAKDRWAGAKPEMRRQMARMSAASAWGLGQWDDMDEYVCFIPRDTLEGAFYRAVMALHQDHFVLAQKCIDAARDVLDTELTAMVGESYSRAYGAMVSVQLLSELEEIVQYKKCPDRREGIKKTWWERLQGCQVNVEDWQRILQVRSLVVEPHEDRRTWIKYASLCRRNGRLNLSQKTLIMLLGSDPSKHPDQRIPIEHPHVAFAYMKHMWNSDEQRSALNQLQNFVEKSLHPQTRSVLKVDNSPQKDDMHSLLARCYLKLGEWNLALNQTDTKTLDDSTIKKVLGYYSSATEYDKNWYKAWHRWAVMNFQAVLHYKNQLADEEAVSGTSPATSSSPPAESVSLSTSSANIHLYTKPAVQGFFRSIALSKGSSLQDTLRLLTLWFDYGHQQDVYEALIEGIKTIQIDVWLQVIPQLIARIDTPRQLIGRQIHQLLMDIGKCHPQALIYPLTVAAKSASQSRCAAANHILQNMCEHSNTLVQQARLVSEELIRVAILWHEQWHEGLEEASRLFFGERKVEGMFAVLEPLHSMMERGPQTLKESSFQQAYGRDLAEAHEWCKKYKRSQNLKDLNQAWDLYYTVFRRISKQLPQLTSLELQYVSPQLLKCCDLEAAVPGSYEPNQPIIRIQKCSSALQVITSKQRPRKLTITGSNGKDFTFLLKGHEDLRQDERVMQLFGLVNTLLSNNPITFKRHLGIQRYSVIPLSTNSGLIGWVPHCDTLHALIRDYREKCKILLNVEHRSMLKMSPDYDHLTLMQKVEVFENALKTTPGDDLAKLLWLKSPSSEVWFDRRTNYTRSLAVMSMVGYVLGLGDRHPSNLMLDRLTGHIVHIDFGDCFEVAMTREKFPEKIPFRLTRMLVKAMEVTGIEGNFRMTCHHVMTVLRENKESLMAVLEAFVYDPLLNWRLVDAAPKGKREKDSPPSRQSDSGDMLGESEEQAVPSSRKPVASGDHAVGADDGSLKTEVLNKKALKIISRVQDKLTGRDFSPDEWNTVQEQVDQLIRQAQSNENLCQCYIGWCPFW; encoded by the exons ATGCTGCAGTCGTTCGTTTCGGGCTTGAAAagccgtcacgacgacgtgcgcgaGAAGACGGCCAAGCAAATGCAGCAGTACATTGAAACGGACCTGCGCGAAGTATCGgccgacgagaacgcgagCTTCGTCAGCGATCTCTACCATTCCATCTTCGAAATGGTCTCCAGTTCGGAATTGcacgaaaagaaaggcggcgTCATGGCAATCA TGGCAATCGTcggcatcgacgacggcagttCGAGCAGAATACGTCGCTTCGAGCACTACCTTCGCAGCGTGTTGCCATGCAACGACGCCGCTGCCATGGAAATGGCGGCAAAAGCCGTCGGACGCATCACACTGTCCGGCGGCACGTTCACCGCCGAGTACGTCGAATACGAGGTCAAACGATGCTTGGAATGGCTTCAGGGCGATCGAACCGATGGTCGACGACACGCGGCG GTGCTGTTGCTGAGGGAATTGGCCGTGAGCGCGCCGACGCTTTTCTATCAGAAAGTCCAGCCGTTCTTCGACAACATTTTCACAGCCGTTCGAGATCCGAAGCAGGTGATTCGAGAgggagccgccgccgcattGCGCGCTTGCTTGGTGTTGACGTCGCAGCGCGAGACGAAGGAGTCGCAGGCGCCGTATTTTCGAAAGAGCTGGTACCAG CAAGTGTACGAGGAGGCTGAGCGCGGTTTGGTCGATCAGAGCAAAGACAAGGGAAGTCTGCTGACGAGAGACGATCGCGCTCACGGCTCGCTTCTGATTATCAACGAACTCATAGTGAACAGCAAGCTAAGGGAACAG TTTTGCGAGtgggacgtcgacgagatagCGAATTTGCAGCAGAAGCCCCACTTGAAAGTTCTCGAGGAGCTCGGGAATCCGAAGCATTTGGATCACGTTCACCACAGGCCGTCCGCGGGCGTCGGCGGGAGCACGGGCGGCCTGGGAGACGTAAAGCACGATCACAGTCAACTGTGCAAGGAATTCATGATTAGCCGGTTCGACGAG GTTTGTCGGCTTGTGCTCAAGTTGCAGTCGAGTCGAAGTCCAATCGTTCAGCAGTCGTTGCTTGCGTTGCTGCCTCGACTCGCCGTCTTTCACTCAGAATCGTTTGTCAGAAA CTATTTGGCTGATACCATGAACTATCTTCTTGCCTGTCTAAGAAAG GATCGGGATAAGTCGAATGCTTTTCGAGCCGTCGGACTAATGGCAATCGCTGTCTCCGACGACATCATCAATCATATGGATCCGATTCTGAACGTAATCAAATCCACGCTGTCGGGAACGAAAGATTCGAGCTTGCG GAAATCGAAGCCAGTCACTGTTGATCAGTCGGTCTTCGGTTGCATTAGCATGCTCGCTCGAGCCTTGGAAGACAAGCTCGTAGACGAAATGAAAGCTCTTCTTGATCCTATGCTGGCTGTTGGACTCAG CCAACCGCTGACTGTGGCTCTCAAAACGTTGGCCAACGACATACCGTCGCTACGAAGAGAAATTCAGG CCGGCCTTTTGCTGATGCTCTCCGAAGTGTTGCTCACCAGTCCTCCGAGATATCCTTCGCTATCTCGCTCGACGTCGGGATCAAGCACGTCCGCAG CGGCAAGTTCTCACGATTCGACCGATGCGAGCACTCTCACTCTGGCCATGAGAACTCTCTGTTCGTTCAGCTTCAACA GCCACACGCTCACCCAGTTCGTTCGACGCTGCGCGGACATTTTTCTCACGAGCACTCACAAGGAAGTTCGTCTGGAAGCAGTGAAGACGTGCTGTCATTTATTGGTTCCTGCACTGAAG CTTCAACTTTCCAATCAAGGCATTCCCGTTGTCAATGGCACTGTCAGTCACACTCACGCGAAAACCGTATCCGAAGTGTTGAGCAAATTGCTCTACGTTTGCGTGACGGATGAAG AGGAAGAAATTCGTCTGTGCGTTTTGACGAACTTGGATTCTCGTTTCGACGGTCACCTGGCTCAGGCGGAGAACCTCAGCACTTTGTTCATATGTTTGAACGACGAG CTCTTCTCCGTACGAGAGTTGGCAATCTGTACGATTGGCCGACTCAGTGCTCTCAATCCCGCCTACGTAATGCCATCGCTGAGGAAAATGCTAATCCAG TTTCTCACTGAATTAGAATTCAGCGGTGTTGGCCGAAACAAAGAACAAGCCGCTAAGCTCCTTGGCCATCTAATAGCAAACGCTCCCAAACTCACACGACCATACATGCAGCCAATACTgaag gccctcattccgaagctgaaggaaaacgattcgaatcCTGGCGTCGTGACGAGCGTTCTTGCTGCAGTCGGCGAATTGGCTCAC GTGTGCGGTCACAGTATGAGACCTTTCGTCAACGATCTGTTTCCGGTGATGATAGAGATTCTTCAAGACTCGGCTTCTCTGCAAAAGAGAGAC GTTTCGCTTTGGGTGATGAGTCAAATTGTGGAAAACACGGG CTATGTTGTCAAGCCGTATAAAAAGTACCCAAATCTTTTGGATGTACTGATCAGTGTTATCAAAACGGAACAGCAACCGTCAGCCAGACGAGAG GCCATTCGCTTGCTCGGTCTCCTCGGAGCCCTCGATCCGTACAAGTACAAACTGCACATGGGAATGAGACCCAATCCGGGCACGAGCGAACAGGCGACGTCTCAGAGCTCGTCGGAGAAAACCAAGGACGAAATGG GCGACACGATGTCGGAGATGCTCATCAACATGCCCGGCGCTTCGCTCGAAGATTTCTactccgccgtcgccattTCGGCGTTGATGAAAATTCTCAAGGACGTCAATTTGTCGGACCAGCACACGTTCGTCATTCAAGCCGTGACGTTCATTTTCAAAAGTCTCGGAATGAAATGCGTTCAATTTCTGCCCCAG ATCATGCCTCCTCTTTTGAACAGCACCGAGACGTTGCTTTCAAAAGACTTTGAG TTCTTGTTTCAGCAGCTCGGCGTCCTGATATCATTGGTGAAGCACCACTCTTTGCCGTACATGGACGAAATTTTCAAAGTCATCAAC AAATTCTGGGAAGTGAACAGTCCCATGCAGAACTCCATCATTCTTGTGGTCGAACAGCTCGCGCTTGCTTTGGGAGGCGATTTCAAG ATCTATCTTCCTAAAATAATTCCTCAAATTCTGCTCGTCTGCATGCAAGATACGAGTCCAGATCGCCTCACAACGCTCAAG CTTCTCAATGCAATACAGACGTTTCGGTCCAACTTAGACGACTATCTCCATCTCATTCTGCCTCCCATTGTCAAACTCTTCGAATCTAGAGACGTTCCAATGGCTGTTCGAAG AGCGGCTCTTTTGACGATCGGTATTCTCACGACGTCCGTCGACTTTCGCGACTTCGCGTCTCGTCTAATTCACCCGATCGTTCGCACGCTCGACCACACTCCCGACCTGCGATCGACGTGCATGGAAACGCTGTCGTTACTGGTGCAACAGCTCGGCAAAAAGTTCGATATCTTTCACACAGTTGTGAGCAAA acgTTGCAAAAGCATCACATTCAGCATCATCGCTTCGAAGGACTGGTTGCGAGAGTTTTGAGT AAAGAGCCGCTTGTCAACGGagacaacgacgtcgagtcgcCGCGAAAAACAACGCAGcgcagcgacgaaacgagcGCCATTGAATCGTACGCCATGAAGAAACTTCACGCGAATATCGTCAGTCTTCAGAAG GCTTGGGTGACGTCAAGTCGAGTGTCTAAGGACGACTGGACGGAATGGCTGAGACGATTCAGCGTCGAGCTTCTGAAGGAATCGCCTTCGCCTGCACTAAGGTCGTGCTACACGCTGGGAGGATCCTATAACCCGTTGGCAaa GAGCTTGTTTTATGCGGCGTTCGTTTCGTGCTGGGCCGAGTTGCCCGAGCAGCAGCAGGATGAACTCGTACGAAGTCTGGAGCAGGCGCTTCGATCTCAAAACATACCCGAAATCACGCAAGCTCTTCTTGGACTCGCCGAATTCATGGAACACTGCGACAGG GGGCCCCTGCCTTTAGATTCGCAATTACTTGGCGGCTGCGCTTTCAGGTGTCGAGCCTACGCCAAAGCTCTGCATTACAAAGAGGATGAATTTCACAAAGGTCCCACTATAGACACGCTGGAATCGCTCATCGA AATAAATAACAAGTTGCAGCAGTCGGAGGCGGCCGCCGGCGTACTCAACTTCGCCGTCAAGTATCACCGCAATGAAATG AGAATGGAAGAGTCGTGGTACGAGAAGCTGCACGACTGGGATCAAGCGTTGGACGTGTACGAGAAAAAGATGATGACGAAtccggagaaaatcgaactGGCCATGGGAAAGATGCGCTGTCTCGAAGCTTTGGGAGAATG GGATCAACTCTACTTTTTGGCCAAGGATCGCTGGGCCGGCGCAAAGCCGGAAATGCGACGCCAAATGGCGCGAATGTCGGCGGCGTCCGCGTGGGGATTGGGTCAGTGGGACGACATGGACGAGTACGTTTGTTTCATTCCTCGCGACACGCTCGAGGGCGCTTTCTATCGAGCCGTGATGGCCCTTCACCAGGACCACTTTGTCTTAGCTCAGAAG TGCATTGACGCGGCGAGAGATGTGCTTGATACTGAGCTGACTGCAATGGTCGGAGAGAGCTATAGCAGAGCTTATGGG GCCATGGTGTCCGTTCAGCTGTTGTCTGAACTAGAGGAAATCGTTCAATACAAGAAATGTCCTGATAGGAGAGAGGGTATCAAGAAGACGTGGTGGGAACGACTTCAA GGTTGTCAAGTTAATGTCGAAGATTGGCAGCGAATCCTTCAGGTTCGATCGCTCGTCGTTGAGCCGCACGAAGATAGACGCACGTGGATCAAGTACGCGAGTCTGTGTCGACGCAACGGTCGTCTG AATTTATCGCAAAAAACGCTGATAATGTTGCTTGGCTCCGACCCGTCGAAGCATCCCGACCAACGGATTCCCATCGAGCATCCTCACGTCGCATTTGCTTACATGAAGCACATGTGGAATAGCGACGAACAG AGAAGTGCTCTGAATCAGCTTCAgaacttcgtcgaaaagtcgCTCCATCCTCAGACGCGGAGCGTGCTGAAAGTCGACAATTCGCCTCAGAAAGACGACATGCACAGCCTCTTGGCCCG atgctACTTGAAACTTGGCGAATGGAACTTGGCATTGAACCAAACCGACACCAAAACACTGGACGATTCGActatcaaaaaagttctcgGCTACTACTCATCGGCTACGGAGTATGACAAGAATTGGTACAAG GCTTGGCATAGGTGGGCGGTTATGAATTTCCAGGCCGTTTTGCACTACAAGAACCAGTTagccgacgaagaagcggtCAGTGGGACGTCACCAGCAACATCCAGTTCTCCTCCAGCCGAGTCCGTGTCGTTATCAACG TCGAGTGCTAATATTCATCTCTACACGAAGCCGGCTGTTCAAGGATTTTTCCGCTCCATTGCACTGTCGAAGGGAAGCTCCCTTCAGGACACGCTGCGGCTTTTGACGCTGTGGTTCGACTACGGTCACCAACAAGACGTCTACGAAGCGCTCATCGAAGGAATCAAGACGATACAAATCGACGTCTGGCTTCAAGTCATACCCCAGCTCATTGCTCGCATCGACACGCCAAGGCAGCTTATTGGAAGGCAGATCCATCAGCTACTGATGGACATTGGAAAGTGCCATCCCCAG GCGTTGATCTATCCTCTAACGGTGGCGGCTAAGAGTGCGAGTCAGTCGCGATGCGCGGCGGCCAATCACATATTGCAGAACATGTGCGAGCACAGCAACACGCTCGTTCAGCAGGCTCGTCTCGTCAGCGAGGAATTGATTCGCGTCGCCATCCTGTGGCACGAGCAGTGGCACGAGGGTCTCGAAGAAGCGTCGCGACTCTTTTTCGGCGAGCGCAAAGTGGAGGGAATGTTCGCCGTGCTCGAGCCGCTTCACTCGATGATGGAACGCGGACCGCAGACCCTAAAGGAATCGTCTTTTCAACAG GCCTATGGGAGGGATTTGGCCGAGGCTCACGAATGGTGCAAGAAATACAAGCGATCTCAGAATCTGAAAGATTTGAATCAGGCGTGGGATTTGTATTATAcagtttttcgtcgaatatCAAAGCAGCTTCCACAG CTCACGTCTTTGGAGCTTCAGTACGTCTCTCCTCAGTTGTTGAAATGCTGCGACTTGGAGGCGGCTGTGCCAGGCTCCTACGAACCCAATCAACCCATCATTCGCATCCAGAAATGCTCATCGGCGTTGCAAGTCATTACATCAAAGCAGCGCCCTCGAAAGCTCACTATCACAG GGAGCAATGGCAAGGATTTCACTTTCCTGCTCAAAGGACACGAAGATTTGCGTCAGGACGAACGCGTTATGCAACTCTTTGGCCTGGTGAATACGCTTCTCAGCAACAACCCCATCACTTTCAAGAGACACTTGGG GATTCAGCGTTATAGCGTCATTCCTCTGTCAACGAATTCGGGTCTGATTGGCTGGGTTCCTCATTGCGATACGTTGCACGCACTCATTCGAGATTATCGAGAAAAGTGCAAAATCCTTCTCAATGTTGAACATCGCAGCATGTTGAAG ATGTCTCCCGACTACGACCACCTGACTCTGATGCAAAAGGTCGAAGTGTTTGAGAATGCTCTGAAGACGACTCCTGGCGACGACTTGGCGAAGCTGCTCTGGTTAAAGAGCCCCAGTTCTGAA GTTTGGTTCGATCGGAGAACGAATTACACGCGTTCGCTGGCCGTAATGTCTATGGTCGGCTACGTTCTTGGTCTAGGAGACAG ACACCCGTCGAACTTGATGCTTGATCGCCTTACTGGTCACATTGTTCACATCGATTTTGGAGATTGTTTTGAG GTTGCCAtgacgagagaaaaatttcccGAGAAGATTCCATTTCGCTTGACGCGAATGTTGGTCAAGGCGATGGAG GTTACCGGTATCGAGGGCAATTTTAGAATGACTTGTCACCACGTGATGACTGTTCTgcgagaaaacaaagaaagtTTGATGGCTGTGCTCGAAGCCTTTGTCTACGATCCCCTCCTAAACTGGCGCTTAGTCGACG CCGCTCCGAagggaaagcgagaaaaagataGTCCTCCCAGTCGGCAAAGTGACAGTGGAG ACATGctcggcgaaagcgaagagcagGCCGTACCATCATCGCGAAAGCCAGTAGCGAGTGGCGACCACGCAGTAGGAG CTGACGACGGCTCCTTGAAGACGGAAGTTCTAAACAAGAAGGCTTTGAAGATTATCAGCAGAgttcaggacaaattgaccg GTCGCGATTTCTCTCCCGACGAATGGAACACTGTGCAAGAACAAGTCGACCAACTAATAAGGCAAGCGCAATCGAACGAAAATCTCTGCCAATGCTACATAGGATG GTGCCCATTCTGGTAA
- the LOC136196877 gene encoding uncharacterized protein isoform X2: protein MLRVVTHVAFTAIQSAFAYKQSRNQTLSNACELRTESNVTRISCDVNVTDICCGDVIYINGFYWTTPPQKTLLCFETANVTFTCQNGTMECLGSDSVSNNTGAPPTASTSPNQTVSSTSSITDDPKSVPPAACCHSNQHSPYKG, encoded by the exons ATGCTCAGGGTAGTCACGCACGTTGCGTTTACGGCGATTCAGTCAGCCTTTGCCTATAAGCAAAGCAGAAATCAAACCTTGTCCAATGCTTGTGAGCTGCGGACAGAAAGCAATGTTACGAGGATCTCATGTGACGTGAACGTGACGGATATTTGCTGTGGGGATGTAATTTACATTAATGGGTTCTACTGGACAACTCCGCCTCAAAAAACACTTTTGTGTTTTGAAACAGCCAATGTGACTTTTACGTGTCAAAATG GGACAATGGAATGTCTCGGATCAGATTCTG TTTCTAATAACACAGGAGCGCCACCCACGGCATCGACATCTCCAAATCAAACCGTGTCTAGTACTAGCA GCATAACGGATGACCCAAAGTCGGTTCCTCCTG CTGCCTGCTGTCACAGCAACCAGCACTCCCCCTACAAAGGATGA